The following are encoded together in the Coffea arabica cultivar ET-39 chromosome 1c, Coffea Arabica ET-39 HiFi, whole genome shotgun sequence genome:
- the LOC113727246 gene encoding probable aquaporin TIP1-1 encodes MPEVIRVPFRRIAFGNREEIRQPGAIKAALAELISTLIFVFAGEGSGMAYSKLTGGAPSTPAGLISAALAYGLGLFVGVSVSANISGGHVNPAVTIGAFLGGNITLFRGILYIIGQLVGSIIACLLLKVSTGGMKTSALSLAHGVSVWDAFILEIVMTFGLVYTVYATAIDPKKGDVGTIAPIAIGLIVAANILAGGAFDGASMNPAVSFGPAVVSWTWTHHWVYWAGPIVGAVIAAAVYEIFFMDHSHEAVPAADY; translated from the exons atgccTGAAGTGATCAGGGTGCCATTCCGGCGAATTGCATTCGGAAACCGTGAAGAAATCCGGCAGCCCGGTGCAATCAAGGCAGCCTTGGCTGAGCTTATCAGCACCCTCATCTTTGTCTTCGCAGGTGAGGGTTCCGGCATGGCATATAGCAAGTTGACTGGTGGTGCTCCAAGTACTCCAGCTGGGCTTATATCCGCCGCCTTGGCTTATGGTTTAGGGCTATTCGTGGGCGTCTCCGTCTCGGCTAACATCTCCGGCGGCCACGTCAACCCGGCCGTGACTATTGGCGCTTTTCTTGGCGGTAACATCACCCTCTTCAGGGGTATTCTCTACATCATCGGCCAGTTGGTAGGATCAATCATTGCTTGCTTGCTCCTTAAGGTCTCCACTGGAGGCATG AAAACTTCAGCCTTATCTCTGGCGCATGGTGTATCTGTGTGGGATGCATTTATTCTGGAGATAGTGATGACGTTCGGGCTAGTTTACACCGTCTATGCCACAGCCATTGACCCGAAGAAGGGTGATGTTGGAACGATTGCACCCATTGCCATTGGTTtgattgtggcggccaacattCTGGCGGGTGGTGCCTTTGATGGAGCATCCATGAACCCGGCTGTGTCATTCGGGCCTGCTGTGGTCAGCTGGACCTGGACTCACCATTGGGTCTACTGGGCTGGCCCCATCGTTGGAGCTGTGATTGCTGCTGCTGTCTATGAAATCTTCTTCATGGACCATTCTCACGAGGCCGTGCCCGCCGCAGATtactag
- the LOC113742197 gene encoding transcription factor FER-LIKE IRON DEFICIENCY-INDUCED TRANSCRIPTION FACTOR-like: MEGTADILGLEMGNINDFGFIDFMDVTNFEQFIELIRGETAEPAVEFCANFDCDHITGCIAGESELVQPPEDQLFDFNIASFSEFNLVPEQTKVAEEENDGEEESSATTTTPTNRSKKTDRSRTLVSERKRRGRMKEKLYALRSLVPNITKMDKASIIGDAVLYVQDLQMQAKKLKAEIAGLESSLSQPNNYPGESFLNAKKPNFTINLPLIKKIFQMEVFPVEEREFYVRMVCNKGQGIATLLYKALESLAGFIVHSSNLAAAAETYIFTFTLNVNEFEVEINLPNLKLWIASAFLNQGFDFVALPSS; encoded by the exons ATGGAGGGGACTGCTGATATCTTGGGGCTTGAAATGGGGAATATCAACGATTTTGGGTTCATAGATTTCATGGATGTAACCAATTTTGAGCAGTTTATTGAACTCATTAGAGGTGAAACTGCAGAACCAGCTGTTGAATTCTGCGCCAACTTTGATTGTGACCACATTACTGGTTGCATTGCTGGAGAAAGCGAATTGGTGCAACCCCCGGAAGATCAACTTTTTGATTTCAATATAGCAAGCTTTTCTGAGTTTAATTTAGTACCTGAACAGACTAAAGTAGCAGAGGAGGAAAATGATGGGGAGGAGGAATCTTCAGCTACAACAACTACTCCAACTAACAGGAGTAAGAAGACTGATCGATCAAGAACTTTGGTTTCAGAGAGGAAAAGGAGAGGCCGGATGAAGGAAAAACTCTATGCATTGCGTTCCCTGGTTCCTAATATCACCAAG ATGGATAAGGCCTCTATCATTGGGGATGCTGTGCTGTATGTGCAAGATCTGCAAATGCAGGCAAAGAAGCTAAAGGCTGAGATAGCTGGTCTTGAGTCATCTCTCAGCCAGCCTAATAATTATCCAGGGGAATCCTTCCTAAATGCCAAGAAACCAAACTTCACCATCAACCTTCCACTAATCAAGAAGATTTTTCAG ATGGAAGTTTTTCCAGTGGAGGAAAGAGAATTTTACGTAAGAATGGTATGCAACAAAGGGCAGGGCATAGCAACATTACTTTACAAAGCACTTGAGTCCCTAGCTGGCTTTATAGTTCACAGCTCCAACTTGGCAGCAGCTGCCGAAACTTATATCTTCACATTCACTTTGAAC GTTAACGAATTTGAGGTGGAGATAAACTTGCCAAACTTGAAGCTATGGATTGCTAGCGCTTTTCTTAACCAAGGATTCGATTTTGTTGCATTGCCATCATCTTAG